Sequence from the Natronomonas marina genome:
TTCCAGTTTTTATATTAACTGAAATGATCTCCAAATTGGGCCTTTTGACGCCTGTTATAATCCTGTTGTTACCAATTATTGGCGAGATCGCATCACCGCTTGGAATTTTTGTGGACCACTTTTTTGTTATACTACTCGGTGAAGGAGCTTGTTCTGACGCAACACGGCTCGTCCCTCCAGGGTTGGCGTTTCGCATTGGCCAATCACCTTTCCGTTGAGAGCTAGTCGTTGCCTCAACGTTGCTGGTTCTGCAAAGAACAGCACCTGTTGTGCTACTCAGGGCTGCCGTGCCCAACACTTTTCTTCTTGATATGTATTGTCGGCTCACACCTAACATTACTATAAATTTACTTAGTATTTATTCTTTACTATCTAAAATATAGTTATTATTCTCTCTGAGAATTGATTATGATTACTGCAATAAATTATAATCTCATACGTAGAAACCAGCACTGCTATAGTAGAATCTGGAAGTCTTTGCAGGGCAACCAGCCGAAAACCGGCGTTTCCTGTCCGCCCTCAGAGATTCAGAGAGGAGTGTGAGTAGATACTTCTGGAGATTACTATAGTTCGTCCGTGCCGACTGCAGACGGTTCGACGCCGCAAACGGGGGATATTGCTTTATGTGTCGGTATTCTATCCTCTCCCATGACACGGAACGACGAGGGTGGGTCCCTGGAGGACATCCCGGGGGTCGGTGGGGAGGTCGTCGACGGCGGCGCGGCGGCCGGCGCCGGTGACGTCGACGACGTCACGATACTCTTCGTCGACGACGAGCGACAGCTCCTGTCGGTGCTGGCCTCGAACCTCGAGGAGGACGTCGAGGACCTGGAGATCGTCACGGCCAGCAACGCGACCGAGGCGATAGACCGCCTCGAACAGCTCGACGTCGACTGCGTCGTCAGCGACTACAAGATGCCCGGCACCGACGGGCTCGACCTCCTCGAGCGGTGCCGCGACATCGACCCCAACATGCCCTTCATCCTCTTCACCTCGAAGGGCTCCGAGGAGATAGCGAGCAAGGCGATAAACGCAGACGTCACCGACTACCTCCAGAAGGACCTCAGCGGCGAACAGCTGGCGCTGCTGTCGAACCGCATCGAGAACGCGGTCACAGAGCGGCGGGCCCGCGAGGCCGTCGAGGACGCCCTCCAGCACCTCCAGCGCATCCACGACCGGGTCTCGGACGCCTACCTCGGCCTCGACGACTCCTTCCACATCACCTACCTCGACGAGGACGCCGCGGTGCTGCTGCAGGACGGCCGCGAGCAACTGCTCGGCGAGCGGCTCTGGGACGTCCTCCCGGGGGCGGTCGACTCCCCGCTGCAGACCGAGTTCGAGCGGGCGCTGACCGCCGACACCAGCGTCGAGTTGGAGACCTACTACGAGCCGTTCGAGGCGTGGTTCGACGTCCGGGCGTTCCCCGCCGACGGCGGCCTCTCGGTGTACTTCCGGGACGTCACCGAGCGGAAACGGCTCGAAGAGGCCGTCGAGGCCCGCGAAAGCGACCTCGAGGACGTCGTCGACGCCCTAGAGGAGATGGGCGAACACTCCGAGATGCTGCTGGAGCTGGCCGAGGAGGTCGGCGAGGCGTACGACGGCGACGACGAGGCCGACGAGGAACTCGTCGCCGGCGTGCGGAAACTGCTCGGCGGCATCGGCTCGCTGCAGTCGATGGCCGCCCCGCACGACGACGGGGCGTAGCCCCGCCGCTCACCTCCCGAAGGGCCGCCAGTCCAGCCCCTCGACGGCGACGAACTCGGCGGCGTTGACGACGTAGTGGGCGACGACGACGACGAGCAGGCTGTTCGTGACGACGAACGCGACGGCCAGCGCCAGCCCCAGCAGGCCGGTGACGAGGACGCCCAGCCGTCCCTGTGCGCCGTGGCCGGCCGCGAAGGCGACCGACGACAGGACCGCCAGCGGCCACGGCGAGACGTCGAAGCCGGCGGCGAACCCGCCGACGAGCGCCGCCCGGAAGAGCAGTTCCTCGAAGCCGGCGATGACGGGCAACACGACGCCCAGCAGGACGACCCAGCCGCCGGCCGACTCGGGCGCGAGCAGTTCCCGGAGTTCGCGGCTCGGGTCGGTCCCGAGGGCGTCGGCCAGCCCCGCGGCGACGGCGTTGGCGAGCGAGATGGCGACCCCGACGCCGAGGCCGACGGCGACCGCGAGCAGGCCGGTGCTCGCCGGGGCGTCCGTGACGCCGAGCGCCGACGCCGGGACCCCGGTCAGCCAGATGCCGCCGACCAGGAGTACGGCGAAGAGTCCGTGGGAGACGGCGACGTTGGCGAGCAACGCCGCCGTCGTCGGTGCCGGCGGCGACGACTCCAGCGTGGCCGCCGCCGGCGAGTCGTGGTCCGGCGCGGTCGCCGTCGTGGCGTCGAGGTGATCGGCGCCGTCGTCGAGGCGGTCCAGTCGCCGGCGCTCCCCGTGGTGGGGACCGACGAGCGACTGTGAGGCGCGGGCGAGAACGAGAAGCAACGACAGCACGGCGAGGGTGATGCCGGCGAAGGCGGCCCACCGGGTCACCGCGCTACTGCGGCGAGGGGCTGCCGGTGCCGCCGACCTCGCGCTGTTCGAGCGCGGAGCCGGTGATGTTCTTCAGGCGGTCGATCAGCGAGTCCTTCTCGGGCTCGCCGGCCAGCGCCACGTCGAGCACCTCGGAGATGTGCGAGACCGGGACGATCTCGATCTGCTCTTCGTACTCGTCCTCTATCATCACGTCCTGTTCGTTGGCCTTCGGGAT
This genomic interval carries:
- a CDS encoding response regulator; its protein translation is MTRNDEGGSLEDIPGVGGEVVDGGAAAGAGDVDDVTILFVDDERQLLSVLASNLEEDVEDLEIVTASNATEAIDRLEQLDVDCVVSDYKMPGTDGLDLLERCRDIDPNMPFILFTSKGSEEIASKAINADVTDYLQKDLSGEQLALLSNRIENAVTERRAREAVEDALQHLQRIHDRVSDAYLGLDDSFHITYLDEDAAVLLQDGREQLLGERLWDVLPGAVDSPLQTEFERALTADTSVELETYYEPFEAWFDVRAFPADGGLSVYFRDVTERKRLEEAVEARESDLEDVVDALEEMGEHSEMLLELAEEVGEAYDGDDEADEELVAGVRKLLGGIGSLQSMAAPHDDGA
- a CDS encoding CPBP family intramembrane glutamic endopeptidase encodes the protein MTRWAAFAGITLAVLSLLLVLARASQSLVGPHHGERRRLDRLDDGADHLDATTATAPDHDSPAAATLESSPPAPTTAALLANVAVSHGLFAVLLVGGIWLTGVPASALGVTDAPASTGLLAVAVGLGVGVAISLANAVAAGLADALGTDPSRELRELLAPESAGGWVVLLGVVLPVIAGFEELLFRAALVGGFAAGFDVSPWPLAVLSSVAFAAGHGAQGRLGVLVTGLLGLALAVAFVVTNSLLVVVVAHYVVNAAEFVAVEGLDWRPFGR